In the genome of Leptospira noumeaensis, one region contains:
- a CDS encoding monovalent cation:proton antiporter-2 (CPA2) family protein translates to MGESSFFIQALIYLTSAIIMVPLANRLGLGSVLGYLIAGIVIGPFVFGFVGTEGKDMLHFAEFGVVMMLFAIGLELELDLLLRLKFWLLGLGGLQLVLTTVITAFFSYLFGFSWKSSLALGLILSLSSTAIVLQTLKEKGLMKSISGQASFSVLLFQDMAVIPILAIFPMLSDSDNVPVANHHSLVENFPGYLKTLVVLSVVIGIILVGKYLLSPFFRLLAKSGNREIFTGASLLLVIAISVLMGAVGVSAALGTFLGGVVLASSEFRHELESNIEPFKGLLLGLFFLSVGASMDIPVVMANPTKVLGIVFGIIFLKAFVLFILGLIFRLPLNQNLYFSLALCQVGEFSFVLFGYSENLGILEGDIIIILVAAVAVSMALTPVLLLLYEKTIFGFLESKAPQKTTEQDIHKQENPVIICGFGKFGNMLGRFLRSNGIGITILDFDADRVEMLGRFGFKVYFGDATRLELLESAGLEHAKVVVAALDSPEKQAELIRNVNLHYPNIKIVARAGDREEAYDLKEIGVKYIYRETRETAVLMGRDVLRLLGTRSYTAEKARNLFLKHDDETFHELFDLRKDRVQYMSLAKQRNAELERLMFVDLGQEEELERDSWSEMER, encoded by the coding sequence ATGGGTGAATCTAGTTTTTTCATTCAGGCTTTGATTTATCTTACCAGTGCCATCATTATGGTTCCCCTTGCCAATCGATTGGGGTTAGGTTCTGTTTTAGGATATTTAATTGCAGGGATTGTGATTGGGCCTTTTGTTTTTGGTTTTGTTGGCACAGAAGGCAAGGACATGTTACATTTTGCCGAATTTGGTGTTGTGATGATGTTATTTGCCATTGGTTTGGAATTGGAACTTGACCTACTTCTTAGGTTAAAGTTTTGGTTACTTGGCCTCGGAGGTTTACAACTTGTATTAACCACTGTCATTACTGCTTTTTTTTCCTATCTCTTCGGGTTTTCTTGGAAATCTTCCCTTGCCCTTGGTCTCATCCTTTCTCTTTCTTCTACGGCCATTGTTTTACAAACCTTAAAAGAAAAGGGACTGATGAAGTCCATTTCTGGCCAAGCTTCCTTTTCTGTATTATTGTTTCAGGATATGGCAGTAATTCCCATACTTGCCATCTTTCCAATGTTAAGTGATTCTGACAATGTACCTGTGGCAAACCATCATTCATTAGTGGAAAACTTTCCTGGGTATTTAAAAACCTTAGTGGTTTTGTCTGTAGTGATTGGAATTATCCTTGTTGGGAAATATTTACTCAGTCCCTTCTTTCGATTGTTAGCCAAGTCAGGAAATCGTGAAATTTTTACGGGAGCCAGTCTGTTACTTGTGATTGCGATTTCTGTACTTATGGGAGCAGTGGGTGTGTCGGCAGCACTCGGAACCTTTCTTGGTGGTGTGGTTCTTGCCAGTAGTGAATTTCGTCATGAGTTAGAAAGTAATATTGAACCATTCAAAGGACTTCTCCTGGGTTTGTTTTTTTTAAGTGTTGGTGCTTCGATGGACATTCCTGTGGTGATGGCAAATCCAACAAAAGTTTTAGGAATTGTTTTTGGAATCATCTTTCTTAAGGCCTTTGTTTTATTTATTTTAGGTCTAATTTTTCGACTTCCCTTAAACCAAAATTTATATTTTTCCTTAGCCTTATGCCAAGTAGGTGAATTCTCTTTTGTTCTTTTTGGATATTCAGAAAATCTTGGGATTTTAGAAGGAGATATTATTATTATTTTAGTGGCAGCTGTGGCTGTGAGTATGGCACTTACGCCCGTACTTCTTTTGTTATATGAAAAAACTATTTTTGGATTTTTAGAATCAAAAGCTCCCCAAAAAACAACGGAACAAGACATCCATAAACAAGAAAACCCTGTGATCATTTGTGGGTTTGGTAAGTTTGGGAACATGCTCGGTCGATTCCTTCGTTCCAATGGAATTGGAATTACCATTTTAGATTTTGATGCGGATCGTGTAGAGATGCTCGGTCGGTTTGGATTTAAGGTTTATTTTGGGGATGCAACAAGATTGGAACTATTGGAATCGGCTGGCCTGGAACATGCGAAAGTAGTGGTTGCCGCACTCGACAGTCCAGAAAAACAAGCAGAACTCATTCGCAATGTAAACCTCCATTATCCCAATATCAAAATTGTGGCAAGGGCTGGAGATAGAGAAGAGGCTTACGATTTAAAGGAAATCGGAGTTAAGTATATCTACCGCGAAACCAGAGAAACCGCAGTCCTTATGGGAAGAGATGTTTTGAGGTTACTTGGAACAAGATCCTATACTGCGGAGAAAGCTAGAAATTTATTTCTAAAACACGATGATGAAACCTTTCACGAATTGTTTGATCTAAGGAAAGATCGTGTTCAGTACATGAGTCTTGCAAAACAAAGAAATGCTGAGTTAGAAAGATTGATGTTTGTGGATTTGGGCCAGGAAGAGGAATTGGAAAGGGATTCTTGGAGTGAGATGGAGAGGTAA
- a CDS encoding NAD(P)H-dependent oxidoreductase has translation MPKILVYLVHPSLEKSKANQMLLDSIPNSESITLRDLYEEYPDFSIQIKAEQNLIQNHDILLFQHPLYWYSCPPLMKLWIDLVLEDGWAYGKDGNQLLGKKWIQVITSGGSKEAYTKTGFHGYTTDEFLLPFRRTAELCGMDYLNPFLVQGTFQLNELDLQKESNRYRQFINQLLGGIYG, from the coding sequence ATGCCCAAAATTTTAGTTTATCTAGTCCACCCCAGTTTGGAAAAATCTAAGGCAAACCAAATGCTTTTGGATTCAATTCCAAATTCGGAGTCCATCACCTTGCGGGATTTATACGAAGAGTATCCTGATTTTTCGATCCAAATCAAAGCAGAACAAAACCTAATTCAAAACCATGATATCCTTTTGTTCCAACACCCCTTGTATTGGTATAGCTGTCCTCCACTGATGAAATTATGGATAGATTTGGTTTTGGAAGATGGGTGGGCCTATGGAAAAGATGGAAACCAACTATTAGGTAAAAAATGGATTCAAGTCATTACTTCTGGCGGGTCGAAGGAGGCTTACACAAAAACTGGATTTCATGGATACACAACGGATGAGTTTCTCCTTCCTTTTCGTCGGACAGCGGAGTTGTGCGGAATGGACTATTTGAATCCTTTTCTTGTCCAAGGAACCTTCCAGTTGAACGAATTGGACTTACAAAAAGAATCCAATCGGTATCGTCAATTTATAAATCAATTGTTAGGTGGTATTTATGGGTGA
- a CDS encoding DoxX family protein, with product MESLKLGTIFFHGARVIAILILGQTLYFKFTGSEETKFIFSVMGMEPWGRYGLAVLETFCILFLLIPRLVWFGALLGFNLMLGAVLSHFVFLGIVVKDDGGFLFILALVVFALSTYILYIERKKIPYLSEYFS from the coding sequence TTGGAGTCTCTGAAACTAGGAACCATTTTTTTTCACGGGGCACGTGTGATTGCCATTTTGATTTTAGGACAAACCTTGTATTTTAAATTCACTGGATCCGAAGAAACCAAGTTTATTTTTTCTGTCATGGGGATGGAACCTTGGGGTAGGTATGGCCTTGCCGTTTTGGAAACCTTTTGTATTCTTTTTTTACTAATCCCTCGTTTGGTTTGGTTCGGGGCTCTCCTTGGATTCAATTTAATGTTAGGTGCAGTGTTGTCTCATTTTGTGTTTTTAGGAATTGTGGTAAAAGATGATGGTGGTTTTCTTTTTATTTTAGCCCTCGTTGTTTTTGCCTTATCTACATATATACTATATATTGAGCGGAAAAAGATTCCTTATCTTTCTGAATATTTTAGTTAG
- a CDS encoding tetratricopeptide repeat protein — protein sequence MPIRKVINLEVFTLSDRIRYTCRTMDAQKIIEIRDQAEIAKKEGKYTIAISLMKEYLSLVHPSFTHYSWYFIADLYFQEGKIKEAMEHCNEALRLKNDYIPGLELRISIFKKLDRWEEALKDKKTIEDYNAMEKAKWDDPNHYYHYK from the coding sequence ATGCCCATTCGTAAAGTAATAAACTTGGAAGTTTTTACTCTTTCTGATAGAATCAGATACACCTGTAGAACCATGGATGCACAAAAAATCATAGAAATTCGAGACCAAGCCGAAATTGCCAAAAAGGAAGGTAAATATACAATAGCCATCTCACTTATGAAAGAGTATTTGAGTTTGGTGCATCCTTCTTTTACCCACTACTCCTGGTATTTTATTGCTGATCTATATTTCCAGGAAGGAAAAATAAAAGAAGCAATGGAACATTGTAATGAAGCCCTAAGGCTGAAAAATGATTACATTCCTGGATTGGAACTAAGGATCAGCATTTTTAAAAAATTAGACAGGTGGGAAGAAGCGCTAAAAGATAAAAAAACCATTGAAGATTATAATGCTATGGAAAAGGCGAAATGGGACGATCCGAACCACTACTACCATTATAAATAA
- a CDS encoding flagellin, with the protein MIINHNMSAIQSHRALKFTQWDVDKTMRNLSTGQRINLAGDDASGLAVSEKLRTQIRGLRQAERNTEDGLSFIQTAEGYLDQSAEIVQRIRTLAIQTSNGIYTPEDRQLVQVEVSALVDEIDRIASQAEFNKMKLFEGDFARKSTKASMWFHMGANAKQRERFYIGTMTSKALKMSEGANKIALSTPGKADEAIAKADFALNKIMKQRADMGAYQNRLESTAKGLMGAYENMQASESRIRDADMAEEMVALTTKQILVQSGTAMLAQASVRSNSVLRLLNNA; encoded by the coding sequence ATGATTATCAATCACAACATGAGTGCGATCCAATCACATCGTGCTCTCAAGTTTACACAATGGGATGTAGATAAGACCATGAGGAACCTCTCCACTGGGCAAAGGATTAACCTTGCCGGTGATGATGCTTCTGGTCTTGCTGTTTCGGAAAAACTACGAACACAAATTCGTGGTTTACGTCAGGCCGAAAGGAATACGGAAGATGGACTCAGTTTCATCCAGACTGCAGAGGGTTACCTTGATCAGTCGGCTGAAATCGTCCAAAGAATCCGAACCCTAGCGATCCAGACTTCGAACGGAATCTACACACCGGAGGACAGGCAGCTCGTGCAGGTAGAAGTATCTGCGCTGGTGGATGAGATCGATCGAATTGCTTCACAAGCAGAGTTCAATAAAATGAAACTGTTTGAAGGAGACTTCGCTCGAAAGTCAACGAAGGCATCGATGTGGTTTCACATGGGAGCAAACGCAAAGCAAAGAGAGCGTTTCTACATTGGAACTATGACTTCGAAAGCTCTAAAGATGTCAGAAGGTGCAAATAAAATTGCTCTTTCTACACCTGGAAAAGCAGATGAAGCGATTGCTAAAGCGGACTTCGCCTTGAACAAGATCATGAAGCAGAGAGCAGACATGGGAGCTTATCAAAATAGGCTCGAAAGTACTGCAAAAGGCCTCATGGGTGCATACGAAAATATGCAAGCATCCGAATCAAGGATTAGGGACGCAGATATGGCTGAAGAAATGGTAGCGCTCACGACGAAACAAATTCTCGTGCAAAGCGGTACGGCAATGCTAGCGCAAGCCAGTGTTCGGTCAAATTCTGTATTACGACTTTTGAATAACGCTTAA
- a CDS encoding flagellin, producing MIINHNLAAINSHRVLKFQNEEVSKNMEKLSSGMRINRAGDDASGLAVSEKMRTQVNGLRQAERNTEDGMSLIQTTEGFLQESNDIIQRIRTLAIQSSNGIYTDEDRQMIQVEVSQLIDEVDRIASQAEFNKMNLLQGDFARGSRATSMWFHIGPNQHQRERVFIATMTARALNLKGQSGDLLSLSTADKSNDAIGTLDAALTRISKQRANLGAYFNRLEHAAKGLMNAYENTQASESRIRDADMAEETVAFTKNQILVQSGTAMLAQANVRPQGVLSLLR from the coding sequence ATGATCATAAACCACAATTTAGCCGCGATCAACTCACATCGCGTTCTCAAGTTCCAAAACGAGGAAGTCTCCAAAAATATGGAGAAACTATCCTCTGGTATGCGAATCAACCGAGCAGGTGATGATGCATCAGGCCTAGCCGTTTCGGAAAAAATGAGAACGCAAGTGAATGGTCTTAGACAAGCAGAGAGAAATACCGAAGACGGTATGAGCCTTATCCAAACAACGGAAGGTTTTTTGCAAGAATCGAATGATATCATTCAAAGAATTCGAACTCTTGCAATTCAGTCGTCTAACGGTATTTACACTGACGAAGATAGACAAATGATCCAAGTCGAAGTTTCACAACTTATCGACGAAGTGGACAGAATTGCTTCACAAGCGGAATTCAATAAAATGAATTTGCTTCAAGGTGATTTTGCTCGTGGATCTAGAGCAACTTCCATGTGGTTCCATATTGGACCAAACCAACACCAAAGAGAAAGAGTGTTCATTGCAACAATGACTGCACGTGCGCTTAATCTTAAAGGTCAAAGTGGAGATCTCTTGTCTTTGTCAACAGCTGACAAGTCAAACGATGCGATCGGAACTTTGGATGCTGCGTTAACTCGCATTAGCAAACAAAGAGCAAACTTAGGTGCTTACTTTAATCGTCTTGAGCATGCTGCAAAAGGGCTCATGAACGCTTATGAGAATACCCAAGCCTCCGAGTCTAGGATCCGTGATGCGGATATGGCAGAAGAAACTGTGGCTTTCACAAAGAACCAGATTTTAGTTCAATCTGGAACTGCTATGTTAGCTCAGGCGAATGTTCGTCCACAAGGAGTTCTTTCTCTCCTTCGTTAA
- a CDS encoding LIC_10740 family protein, with amino-acid sequence MNTHLQKIKEQLRKLSEIVKILIIRFYKIGTGETKLTRDFIFLFASWFSLLIFFSFFILAEQNPFRLLVPFQLYSYPSLDHREPIVIYISNGEGEQIPIHRKVLKQEETEAFIYQLVGEVGSPPYFDSVEALAKDGKLFSPKKLLDIRFALKQTWFVENGNKLVIDWNVQILQDVMEKYRLPRTKSDETGDTEDENPNAPVDTITYYTGGTETGPKESEEVIQKRRSLAMESTIRALNASLFENFKDLKTIEHKFSGEGSPVYHWDSISPLAIRP; translated from the coding sequence ATGAATACGCATCTTCAAAAGATTAAAGAACAACTTCGTAAGCTCAGCGAAATCGTCAAAATACTCATCATTCGATTTTACAAAATAGGAACGGGAGAAACCAAACTCACTCGCGATTTTATCTTTTTGTTTGCCTCTTGGTTTTCTCTCCTTATTTTTTTTAGTTTTTTTATTTTAGCAGAACAAAATCCATTTAGGTTGCTTGTTCCTTTCCAACTTTATTCCTATCCCTCACTTGACCATAGAGAACCCATTGTGATTTATATTTCCAATGGAGAAGGGGAACAAATTCCTATCCATCGAAAGGTTTTGAAACAGGAAGAAACAGAGGCCTTCATTTACCAATTGGTAGGGGAGGTTGGTTCACCACCTTACTTTGATTCGGTGGAAGCATTGGCTAAAGATGGAAAACTTTTTTCTCCCAAAAAACTTTTGGACATTCGATTCGCTTTGAAACAAACCTGGTTTGTGGAAAATGGAAACAAACTTGTGATCGATTGGAATGTTCAAATTTTACAAGATGTGATGGAGAAATATAGACTGCCTCGCACAAAGTCTGATGAAACTGGTGACACAGAAGATGAAAATCCAAATGCACCAGTGGATACCATCACTTATTATACGGGTGGTACAGAAACCGGCCCTAAAGAATCGGAAGAGGTCATTCAGAAACGTAGATCTCTTGCAATGGAGTCCACCATACGTGCGTTAAATGCAAGTTTATTTGAAAACTTTAAAGACCTAAAAACAATCGAACATAAATTTTCTGGAGAGGGGAGTCCTGTTTACCACTGGGATTCGATTTCTCCACTTGCCATTCGCCCTTAA
- a CDS encoding N-acetylmuramoyl-L-alanine amidase family protein codes for MAFSDLKSIMPELSTKLKKFTRVGSVYTPQGNLQFRLGSSFYTLDGKIYKIPKAILKKEEDVYLPLDLVEAVLLNLISYDVRYQFKETELWVLIPKEPTPKRNINVKAIVIDAGHGGKDPGTSDPSGNFEKDVSLGVARYTYLYLRKYYPEIRVQMIRKNDSFVELEDRSKLANQMLNDTRDVVFISFHCNASLSDKAAGFEVYYLSQSPSTEAARETALLENRYVGKHKNPVVSQIQSQMLSSVTQRRSKKLAAAVAEQYEKGLGPDIPSRGVKKADFSVLRGSLMPAVLVEMGYLTNPEESRKLRDKSYQKKIARSVIKGIHEYASSKD; via the coding sequence GTGGCATTTTCGGATTTAAAATCGATTATGCCTGAACTTTCCACCAAACTAAAAAAGTTCACAAGGGTGGGATCGGTTTATACTCCTCAAGGCAATTTACAATTTCGCTTAGGATCCAGTTTTTATACCCTGGATGGAAAAATTTACAAAATCCCCAAAGCCATTTTAAAAAAGGAAGAAGATGTATATCTTCCTTTAGATCTTGTAGAAGCGGTTCTACTAAACTTAATTTCTTATGATGTTCGTTACCAGTTCAAAGAAACAGAACTTTGGGTTCTTATCCCCAAAGAACCAACTCCCAAACGAAACATCAATGTGAAAGCCATCGTGATTGATGCCGGCCACGGAGGAAAGGATCCAGGGACTTCCGATCCAAGCGGTAATTTTGAAAAGGATGTGAGTCTTGGTGTGGCCCGTTATACTTATTTGTACTTACGGAAATACTACCCGGAAATTCGGGTGCAGATGATTCGTAAGAATGATAGTTTTGTGGAACTAGAAGACCGGTCGAAACTAGCAAATCAAATGTTGAATGATACAAGGGACGTCGTGTTTATTAGTTTTCATTGTAATGCTTCCCTTTCCGATAAAGCTGCTGGTTTTGAAGTGTATTACCTGTCCCAAAGTCCAAGTACAGAGGCGGCTCGTGAAACAGCCCTTTTGGAAAATCGGTATGTGGGAAAACATAAGAACCCGGTTGTCTCCCAAATCCAATCCCAGATGTTGTCCAGTGTCACCCAAAGGCGGTCAAAGAAATTGGCGGCGGCTGTGGCGGAACAATATGAAAAGGGTTTAGGCCCAGACATCCCCTCTCGCGGAGTGAAAAAGGCAGATTTTTCCGTCTTGCGAGGAAGCCTTATGCCTGCAGTACTTGTGGAAATGGGGTATCTGACAAACCCTGAGGAAAGTAGGAAACTACGGGATAAATCCTACCAGAAGAAAATTGCCCGGAGTGTCATCAAAGGAATTCATGAATACGCATCTTCAAAAGATTAA
- a CDS encoding DEAD/DEAH box helicase gives MKFNELPFHESLVKALDKIGYTELTPIQAKSIPFAMEGNDLTGLAQTGTGKTMAFLLPTLHRLLSAEEEEALPYALVLAPTRELTIQIAEEAKKLLEFTDFGVATIIGGTDYKSQEQALGNKACIIVATPGRLIDFVKNHGLSLENIKVVILDEADRMFDMGFVQDLKYIFHKCKNRKQSLLFSATLSYEVVRLASKYLNDPIEVHINPEKVITERIDQSLLHLGREEKLPYLVNSLLHNEIEGLGIIFTNYKMNIPKIVSTLRKFGITATGLSSELDQKKRIRLLRDFKEGKYKYLIATDVASRGIDIENIDVVYNYDLPQDAENYVHRIGRTARAGRKGMSIGLCSETDYTELERIERYLNSKIPMGEIREEYLEFPKGEFTPVFADESIPGEKKYQDRERGERGGRGGKPRRGGEHRGGEHRSGDRNENRSGDRGRGKGKGEKHHPPAKMSHPHQHDGEGDHKHPAKMTHHEMKHGHHSKEGKGKGQHRKNHSGKHHQKNDPRRNLFDINEVKKSKKQKQSIWQRILSIFKKD, from the coding sequence ATGAAATTTAACGAATTACCCTTTCATGAGTCTCTTGTAAAAGCCCTAGATAAAATCGGCTACACAGAGCTCACACCCATCCAAGCCAAGTCCATTCCTTTCGCCATGGAAGGAAACGACCTCACTGGTCTTGCACAAACTGGAACAGGAAAGACTATGGCTTTCCTTCTTCCCACTCTCCACAGACTTTTGTCAGCGGAGGAAGAGGAGGCATTACCTTATGCCCTCGTCCTTGCTCCTACAAGAGAACTGACCATACAAATCGCAGAAGAAGCCAAAAAACTTTTGGAGTTCACAGACTTCGGTGTGGCAACCATCATCGGTGGGACCGATTATAAGTCCCAAGAACAGGCATTAGGCAACAAAGCTTGTATCATTGTGGCAACCCCAGGACGGCTCATTGACTTTGTCAAAAACCACGGCCTCTCTTTGGAAAACATCAAAGTTGTGATTTTAGATGAAGCAGACAGAATGTTCGATATGGGATTTGTCCAAGATCTCAAATACATTTTTCACAAATGTAAAAACAGAAAACAGTCGCTTCTTTTTAGTGCTACTCTCAGTTACGAAGTGGTTCGACTTGCAAGTAAATACTTAAACGATCCAATTGAAGTACATATCAATCCAGAGAAAGTCATCACAGAACGGATTGACCAGTCTTTACTCCATTTAGGTCGGGAAGAAAAACTTCCTTACCTCGTAAACTCGTTGTTACACAATGAGATAGAAGGTCTTGGAATCATTTTTACTAACTATAAAATGAATATCCCAAAAATTGTCTCCACCCTTCGTAAGTTTGGAATTACGGCGACAGGACTTTCTTCCGAACTCGATCAAAAAAAACGAATTCGACTTCTTCGGGATTTTAAAGAAGGAAAGTATAAATACCTAATTGCAACGGATGTTGCTTCTCGTGGGATCGATATTGAAAATATTGATGTGGTTTATAATTATGACCTACCGCAAGATGCAGAAAACTATGTGCACCGAATTGGACGTACTGCCCGTGCGGGAAGAAAGGGAATGTCCATTGGATTGTGTTCTGAGACAGATTATACCGAACTGGAACGAATTGAACGTTACCTAAATTCCAAAATTCCCATGGGAGAAATCCGAGAAGAGTATTTGGAATTTCCGAAGGGAGAGTTTACTCCTGTATTTGCCGATGAATCCATTCCTGGTGAAAAAAAATACCAAGACCGGGAACGGGGAGAACGCGGCGGTCGTGGTGGGAAACCAAGGCGCGGGGGAGAACATAGAGGCGGCGAACACCGGTCAGGTGACCGCAATGAGAACCGTTCAGGAGACCGTGGACGTGGAAAAGGCAAAGGGGAGAAACACCATCCACCTGCTAAGATGTCTCACCCGCACCAACATGATGGAGAAGGCGATCATAAACACCCGGCCAAAATGACTCACCATGAAATGAAACATGGCCATCATTCCAAAGAGGGAAAGGGCAAAGGGCAACATAGGAAGAATCATTCCGGAAAACACCACCAAAAGAATGATCCAAGACGGAATCTCTTCGATATCAACGAAGTGAAAAAATCTAAAAAACAGAAACAATCGATTTGGCAGCGAATTCTTTCTATCTTCAAAAAAGATTAG
- a CDS encoding class I SAM-dependent methyltransferase: protein MSLFEFIPHKKFPEYYEECQHTGVLRYLPAKHREYGDSYFMEEYKSQYKKSYYEDEPNLRVMAKRRLGNLKNLAEGQREVGNSTFTSNSNSYSKKSLLEIGSAAGFFLDEARIVGYRTKGLELSPKEVEYAKSTLGLDVEKTSVLSVGEGDWKEEFDVVSAFFVIEHIEEIEGIWKRLAAWIRPGGHLYLAVPSSFGPSFQTNPKEWFSTHPADHFFDYSVHSLKKLLSILGFEVNYVRPMSYHSYRDLGPRGKLPEWLYRLYANQFAYGDTIELIARKLKH from the coding sequence TTGAGTTTATTCGAATTTATCCCACATAAAAAATTCCCAGAGTATTATGAAGAATGCCAACATACAGGCGTTCTTCGGTATCTACCTGCAAAACATAGAGAGTATGGGGACAGTTACTTTATGGAAGAATACAAGTCCCAATACAAAAAATCTTATTACGAGGATGAGCCAAACCTTCGGGTTATGGCAAAACGTAGGTTAGGGAATTTAAAAAATTTGGCGGAAGGCCAGAGAGAGGTAGGAAATTCCACTTTTACTTCCAATTCAAATTCCTATTCTAAAAAATCACTTTTGGAAATTGGATCGGCGGCAGGATTTTTTTTGGATGAAGCAAGAATTGTCGGCTACCGAACAAAAGGCCTCGAACTTTCTCCTAAAGAAGTGGAATATGCAAAATCCACACTCGGGCTCGATGTAGAAAAAACTTCGGTTTTGTCGGTGGGAGAAGGGGATTGGAAAGAAGAGTTTGATGTGGTCTCTGCCTTTTTTGTCATCGAACACATTGAGGAAATTGAAGGGATTTGGAAACGACTCGCAGCTTGGATTCGGCCAGGCGGCCATCTGTATCTAGCAGTTCCCTCCAGTTTTGGTCCGAGTTTCCAAACCAATCCCAAGGAATGGTTTTCGACCCATCCCGCTGACCACTTTTTCGACTACTCTGTTCACTCCCTGAAAAAACTCTTGTCAATCCTTGGCTTCGAGGTGAACTATGTTAGACCTATGTCGTATCACTCCTACCGGGACTTAGGGCCTCGAGGCAAACTCCCTGAATGGCTGTATCGACTGTATGCAAACCAATTTGCCTATGGTGATACCATCGAACTAATCGCCAGAAAATTAAAACACTGA